From Dendropsophus ebraccatus isolate aDenEbr1 chromosome 2, aDenEbr1.pat, whole genome shotgun sequence, a single genomic window includes:
- the ITGB1 gene encoding integrin beta-1 — MARILFIVGLCMYSLSYTSAQQGGTECLKANAKSCGECIQAGPNCGWCTKVDFLQEGEPTSARCDELAALISKGCPKESIENPRGSNETKKDKAITNKAKGEYVHPANITQIRPQQIKFTLRSGEPQTFNLTFRRAEDYPIDLYYLMDLSYSMKDDLENVKKLGTELMEKMKGITSDFRIGFGSFVEKTVMPYISTTPAKLLNPCTTEQNCTSPFSFKNVLSLTSNGTQFNTLVGKQQISGNLDSPEGGFDAIMQVAVCGEQIGWRNVTRLLVFSTDAGFHFAGDGKLGGIVLPNDGKCHMQDNMYTMSHYYDYPSIAHIVQKLSENNIQTIFAVTEDFQPVYKELKNLIPKSAVGTLSSNSSNVIQLIIDSYDSLSSELILENSKLPEGVTINYKSFCKNGVVGTGENGRKCSNISLGDQVQFEISVTAHKCPKKDQPNFIKIKPLGFTEEVEILLDYICECACQGSGTPDSPQCHFGNGTFECGACRCNDGRIGKHCECSTEQVSNEDMDAQCRKENSSEICSNNGDCICGQCVCKKRDNPNEVYSGKYCDCDNFNCDRSNGQICGGNGICKCRVCECFPNFSGSACDCSEDKSTCMASNGQLCNGRGVCECGRCKCTDPKFQGQTCEMCQTCAGVCTEHKECVQCRAFQKGEKQKVCDSQCFHFNYTMVDSRDKLPQPGQADALTHCKEKDANDCWFYFTYSVNANSEVHVHVVKDPECPSGPDIIPIVAGVVAGIVLIGLALLLIWKLLMIIHDRREFAKFEKEKLNAKWDAGENPIYKSAVTTVVNPKYEGK; from the exons ATGGCGCGTATCCTATTCATTGTGGGGCTGTGCATGTATTCACTGTCATACACCAGCGCACAACAAG GTGGAACAGAATGTTTAAAAGCTAATGCCAAATCATGTGGAGAGTGCATACAGGCCGGACCAAACTGTGGGTGGTGCACCAAAGTG GACTTCTTGCAAGAAGGTGAACCAACATCTGCACGTTGTGACGAGTTAGCTGCATTAATAAGTAAAGGCTGCCCTAAGGAAAGTATTGAGAACCCCAGAGGCAGCAACGAAACAAAAAAGGATAAGGCCATAACCAATAAGGCCAAAGGAGAATATGTGCATCCTGCAAACATCACCCAGATCCGTCCCCAGCAAATAAAATTCACGCTAAGATCTG GTGAACCCCAGACATTTAATTTAACCTTCAGAAGAGCAGAAGACTATCCTATTGACCTGTACTATCTTATGGACCTGTCATACTCTATGAAGGACGATTTGGAGAATGTGAAGAAACTCGGCACGGAGCTCATGGAGAAAATGAAAGGGATCACATCAGATTTCAGGATAG GTTTTGGCTCTTTTGTGGAGAAGACAGTGATGCCATACATTAGCACCACCCCTGCTAAACTCCTCAATCCCTGCACCACCGAGCAGAACTGTACTAGTCCATTTAGCTTCAAAAATGTCCTCAGTCTCACAAGTAATGGCACACAGTTCAATACTCTTGTAGGCAAACAGCAGATCTCCGGAAACCTGGATTCCCCAGAAGGTGGATTTGATGCAATTATGCAGGTTGCTGTGTGTGGG GAGCAAATTGGGTGGAGGAACGTCACACGCTTGTTGGTCTTCTCCACTGACGCCGGATTCCATTTTGCCGGAGATGGAAAATTAGGAGGAATCGTGCTGCCAAATGATGGGAAATGTCACATGCAAGACAATATGTACACAATGAGCCACTATTAT GACTATCCATCCATTGCTCATATAGTGCAAAAACTTAGTGAAAATAACATCCAGACCATCTTTGCCGTCACTGAAGATTTCCAGCCAGTTTATAAG GAGTTAAAGAATCTGATCCCCAAGTCAGCTGTAGGGACTCTGTCCTCAAACTCAAGCAACGTGATTCAGCTGATCATTGACTCCTATGAT TCACTATCTTCAGAGTTGATCTTGGAAAACAGCAAATTACCGGAAGGCGTAACAATCAACTATAAGTCCTTCTGTAAGAACGGAGTAGTTGGTACAGGAGAGAACGGAAGAAAATGCTCAAACATCTCTTTGGGAGATCAG GTGCAATTTGAGATCAGTGTAACCGCTCACAAGTGCCCCAAGAAGGACCAGCCTAATTTTATTAAAATCAAGCCTTTGGGTTTTACCGAAGAAGTAGAGATCCTTCTGGATTATATCTGTGAATGCGCCTGCCAAGGCTCTGGCACACCTGATAGCCCACAATGTCACTTTGGGAATGGCACTTTCGAATGTGGAGCTTGCAG GTGTAATGACGGTCGTATCGGAAAACATTGTGAGTGCAGCACAGAGCAGGTCAGCAACGAAGATATGGACGCTCAGTGCAGGAAGGAGAACAGCTCCGAGATCTGCAGCAACAACGGTGACTGTATCTGTGGGCAATGTGTGTGTAAGAAGAGGGACAACCCCAATGAGGTCTATTCTGGCAAATACTGTGACTGTGACAACTTCAACTGTGACCGATCCAATGGACAGATCTGCGGAG GTAACGGAATTTGCAAATGCAGAGTATGCGAGTGTTTCCCCAACTTCTCTGGAAGCGCCTGTGATTGTTCAGAAGACAAGTCTACGTGTATGGCGTCAAACGGCCAGCTGTGCAACGGTAGAGGCGTCTGTGAATGCGGAAGGTGTAAATGTACCGATCCTAAATTCCAAGGACAAACCTGTGAGATGTGTCAGACCTGCGCGGGTGTTTGTACTGAGCACAA ggaaTGTGTTCAATGTAGAGCTTTCCAAAAAGGAGAGAAACAAAAAGTATGCGATAGTCAGTGCTTCCATTTCAACTACACCATGGTGGATAGCCGGGATAAGTTACCTCAGCCAGGACAAGCCGACGCCTTAACCCACTGCAAAGAGAAGGACGCCAATGACTGCTGGTTCTACTTTACCTACTCTGTCAACGCCAACTCCGAGGTTCATGTACATGTGGTGAAGGATCCAG AATGTCCCAGTGGCCCTGACATAATCCCAATTGTCGCTGGTGTGGTCGCTGGAATCGTCCTCATCGGGCTGGCCCTCCTGCTTATATGGAAGCTTCTTATGATCATCCACGACAGAAGAGAGTTTGCTAAATTCGAAAAGGAGAAACTGAATGCCAAATGGGACGCT